The Gadus morhua chromosome 18, gadMor3.0, whole genome shotgun sequence DNA segment GGCCCCCGCCAAGAAGAGGGCCACCAAGAAGGAGGTGAAGGCAAAGCCCAAAGCGAAGAAGACTGCGACGGCCGGAGTGGTGAAGGCCGCTGGGAAAGGGAAGACGGCTGGGAAAGTGACCGCCACCAGGAGTAAGAAGTAAAGGAGTCAGGCGAGCTTGACCACTGGATCCCAGACTACTGAAATGTTCATGAGTATAACCAGGAGGTTCTAGGACTCTCAACCCATCCCGTTGCAACCAGGAGGAGTGGTCATCGTCATGAATGCTACCTTAGTACAAAGGGACAAACCTTTGTCCAGAATCAGTCATTTCTTGAAAAACGGTTTCAGTGACCACTCAATTCTATTTTTCAAATTGCCTGGCAGAGaaacaataacaacactttGATGTTCCTTGTTACCAGCGCTGAAAGTGTCATAAAAGGTCTGAGAGAAAACATTTCACTCCCATATTGAACAGGTTTGTTACTGTGAACATGAGCACATTATTCCTGAAGGGCCTTCAGATGGTCTTTGTGTCTGTTGCTAGGAGACTGGTTTGTGTACCAAGATGATCCACAGAATGTTGTTGGCATGTCTCCAAGCCACAATGGCAGAGGAAATTGTATACAGTCCTTGTCGGCTGATAAGTGTCTGGATAAAGGCAGCCTCACTTTCTCCAGGCATTTGTTTCTGCATCTTTTCCAAATgggtttcatttaaaaacaggATGACACAAAAGAActctaaaatgtttttttttttctttctccaatATGCAATAAAGCGGTTCGATTTTGTTTTGGtatacaaaatgtattttgttttcttttagtTTCAATACTTTTTTGTAAATGAAAAAATATCTCATATTTGACCAGGTAGCTTCTTAAGGTGTTCCACCTCAATGTCTGACTGAATGTATagacaatgtttttttgtttttgttattttttcaagTTTCTCAAGTTCTAGACCTGCCAGTTATGAAGttaccattattattactacCAGTGTTTGACGAAAACGGTTTTGGATCATGCGCTTCTTGCAGAAATCTGGTTTTATTACATTGTTAAATGTTACCAAATAAACTgacaaatgttgttttttcacAAAATGACTGGGATGTAGAAGAGTGATAAGGACGAACATATACGTTATACAAAGGGAAGTCGTTTGACATTGTGGAAATATTCAGTTGACTTGCTTGAAGAAagtgctgttttttttattaaccgTTGGTCTTGTAATACAAAAAAATTCCTTTTCAATTCCATTTTTTATATCAAAGGTAATATCCCAAACTGAGAACTTGCTGATTGAAGGTGTCTGCTCAGTATATTGCGGTTTAAGGGCCACTGTGTAAAAGTATCTAGCGGCATAACTTTAAGTAAACAGTTCCAAAACATACCCTGTTTTGACTTTAATcttaatacaaaatatatgcTATTATTCAGTCACCCATCTTAAAAACGGTGATGAGCCAGTCAGAAGGAGATCACGACCACTTCTTGTTCAGTAACAGTTGAAATTGCGTTATGGTCGGAGAACACTGGTGCACCTGGACAAAATAAACAATGAGTTCGACCATTTTAACTGAACTTATTTTCTGAACCTGCTAGCTACGTTTTGAAAATGGTCATCAATCCAAGGATAAAAAGGCCAGAGGACTACAAAGAACGAGAATCTAAATGTAACATTAAACATACATTATCTTCATCAGTGCATCAAGTGAGTATGGGCTTTCCTCTTGTATTAAATTACATTCATCCCATTAAAGCTTGACTCCATGTTGTCAGAAGATCTAAAATGCATCAGTTCTACCTACATTGCTGGTGAGTGTCAATCTCAAGGCCATGTTCCTAGTAAGCTCTGTCAATTCCACCTGAATAAACGGAGGTCCTACTCGCTGCCCTCCTTCTCTAGGAAGCTGGCAATTCCACCAGTATAAACTGTTCCTGCTCTCCACTGGAGATTATTGACAAACGGCAGATTTCTCCATGTAACCCCAAACACATCCTACTGCATTACAGGACGCGTCTGTTTTCCTTCTGGACGCCAAACGTGATCTTCAGCAATGCTTTTAagatcttttgttttgtttcagagATGGAAGGACGAGGCTGGTCATCTCTGATAGTTTGGGCAGTCGCGTGTCTCCGTCAGACGGTGAAGTCCATTCGTTAACAGAGAGGAGCTCATCATCTCTGCCCCGATGTCGGGTTTGCCGGGGCCTCCTGCAGGAGAGTCTGGAAGTCCGGAGAGAACACCAGTTTCCTCTCTACGTTCCCAAGCACCGCCATGTCCCCCGTTCTACCGCCAGACAAACGCACGGACACCAGTTGCTGtcgtgagagagaaagagagagagatgtaataAGAAGCAGTTGAGTAAAGTAATCTTATATTAGCAGATGGAAGCGTCACAATTACAAATTTACGGTTAAGACACCATAACATATTGACCAACTTAATAAGTGAGTCTATTGGtggttgttaaaaaaaaaaagacaagatgATATTTGTATCTATAAATGCACACCTGGAGGAATGAGAAGGCTGCACCCTCAGACACATCCATGATGTTGTCTCCCAGTTTCAGCTGGACGCGACCAGAGCGTCTGACCAGCAGTTTACCCAGCATGCCCTCTGAGAAGTCTGACAGAACCGCTTGCCTTTCCCTCAGCGGCACCTTCTGCCCAACGGTAGCATGGGATACAAATGAAACGGAAAATGCTATGAACATTGTATAAAGTGTTGGAATAAGTGTGCATCAGTTGTTGACGTGTTCACACGCTCCGATTAGTGCACTGTACACAAGTGGACCAAGTTAAAGACGGAAATAGCCTTCAACATGTTTTTGAACATGTTGAGGACTTTTTTCCGTCTGTCTGGAACACCAAGTTTTCATTAAATTAAGAAAAGTCAAAAAAGATGTACACAATTAATTTTCAACATTTCAACATCAATATATGCTCTGAAAATACACACAACAACCATGCCCGCACGGACACCTCAGCCCCCGGGTGACTCACCGGTGGCGGGGGCTGGGCTGCCCTTCTGCTGGGGGTCTTCTCGGGGGCCGTGGCGTGGCCGGCGGGGTCCGCCTCCCCCTGCGACGCTGAGGGCGGGCCGGGCATGCAGTCCGGCAGCTGGATGAAGAAGAGCTCCTCTTTCCCGCTCAGGCTGAGCTCATGGAAGAGTTTCCCCAGGGTCGGGGCCGCATGCCCGGGTAGCTCTGCTGCCCGCATCTGGGACCCTCTCCTGGAGGGGTCACAGCCAGCACCCGTCCCCAAGACTGGAGACTCACCCATGGATGTGTCCTTTTTAACTGCCAGTGAGAGGGAGAATAAAAGCGTTGAATTAAAATATGCATAACACAACTGAAGAGAGTGTCGGTTATGGACCTCATGGAGTGCCCATAAACAGTGGTGTAGTTCTGCTTCACTCCATGCTAGTGGGACTAATTGACGTTGAATGGTCGTTAGCTTGATGTTGGCCATATTTAGAACGGCTTTTACAGAAccgtaacacaaacacagaaaaacaagtaAATTACGATGTGAAATAGACGCAGGCAAATTGTATTATTGTCGGAACGACTGCAATAAACGCTGACTGTGACAGAGAACTGTGAAAACCTCATTATTACTTCCCCAGAGTAGTTAGCGTATAAACAGACATGGATACATCACAAGGTCCTTAGACAAGACGCTATGGAAGAGGGAGACTAGCtcacacaaaataataaaaagcaaGTCGTGGAAAAACACTTCCAATTAAGAGTATAGTCGTTCCGTAACCGTCTTACACGTTGTGCTAGTGACCATAGGCGTCTCTGTCTTCTGGAAGTTGGTATGAGTCTGGTAAAGAGGCAGCTGGACGGGCCTCAGTCGCGCATCGTTCCTCAGGTCAGGGTCGTCTATGAACTGTagtcggggagagagagacaacctTTATGAGATGCCATACAATACTACTTCAGGTTGTACCCCCTGTTCCAGCTTTCAAATATATCTCCACTAGACTTCAGGAATAGGAAATGTTTTAACTTGTGTGGTTACTGgtaatacgttttttagaccgATTTGAGATGCACTATATCAATCCCAGACAGGAAATGTGGGGGCTAAACTCACTCAATCTTAATGGACCACGCTTTACAAAGTAGGGTGAATTCTGAAGAGATTTGTATGATACAATATAGTGTTATGGTGTTATTATTTTAGACATTTGTTTTGcatcacacacatttgcacaagaCAATTCGTTTTATTTGACTTTACTGGTATACTATTGTAGTACTACCTTGAAGTACTACCTATATTTTGCCACTCTACTCAAACTTCTGTCTCAATAGAGCAGAAATGTTGAACCGTGTGTTGAGTAAaacgtgggagagagagagagagagagagagagagagagagagagagagagacagagagagagacagagagagagacagagagagagagagagagagagagagagagagagagagagagagagagagagagagagagagagagagacagagagagagagagagagagagagagacagagagagagagagagagagagagagagagagagagagagagagagagagagagagagagagagagagagagagagagagagagacagagagagagagagagagagagagagagagagagagagagagagagagagagagagagaggagcagcaggatAGAGAGTGTCTACTCACGTCGTCACGCTGCAGTTTAAACAgcatctcatcttcatccggctccgactcccttctctccttcttcaCCGCCTTCCCCAAAGGTGACGCTGCGGCCTCGCCAAGATCTGGGGTCCCCCGCCACGctgagcagggagggagggggtccaccacagAAAACGACGTACGTTAGGACTGCAACGATCAGTTGCTAAATTGATCCTGTGATAACTGATTTAACGTGATTTAACGTCATTTATGTCACAATCAAATGTTCCAATACCAATCAAATGTTCTGCATTCAGCTTCagaagttcaaatatttgattcATAGATCATTGTATACTGGCTTATATCCTGGTCACTCAGTGGAAGTAAATGGCGAATAATGGATGcaacaattaataataataataataataatattaaggaGTTCTGCTTAACTAGTTCTAAAGAAGTATGTAGGTGGGAATAAAATctcgaagatgagatgagatgtagGTGGGAAGTTTAATAATAACTTGTCACAACAAGTATGGGCATAGACCATGTGTAATAAACCAAGACTGGGTGTCCCctttgttaaataatgacccgcagtcagacttgttctgtgtggtcttgtaggctactgtcctgtgagccgaatcacctaaatgaattccAGACGATTTGTGTccttggtattaataaagacttgactaggctatctatctatctagactatttaatcaAAAAtcattcacctcaggctccgtgaatagtggggaatagcgggaatagagggataaaagacgagatatatcccttgtcatttatccctcgtcttgtcgattagtttgtgtaTGCGGCGATTTCAAAAacgtgttttgtttaaagcatgactacacgcgattggttggttagattggtggtaTGGAGAGctaatgaaaatgattcccgcttaaatatgAACGTTCTAGATCGCaaatattttctataaatactaccgcttatcatcactttgtATCAAAATCACTATTGATGTTGCACTCATTAACTACTGaacaaaaaactgaaaacacAGCTGTCATTATCATTGTCActaacagcgatatattgtttcacttcttatgacaaatgtacttattgtaggtcgctttggataaaaatgcTGCTAAATGGTCATTTGTCAGCTGTCTATCCTGTTGTTTCGTGCATTattcatttgcattattattgcattattatgcGTGCATTATTGCTTTGAACAATgtattattcctttgcacaacgtatgtATTTTCGATATTTGAAAACGATATCGTCCGATTCAGAGCAAGGAGGATTAGTATGCTAGGATCTTGGTTAGCAGGCATGTATCGCGCCTATTTTACAATGATCTCAAACGTTTCATTAACTCACACACCAGACCAACCAACCACGCGTGAGACCTCTGCCCAGGCTGGAGCCTTTTTGTTGCGATCTCTGAAATGAAAAAGGCTTggatcgtacaacaccgggcgcccagttacagccgcgataaATTTTCTCAGTCGACATTATGTACAGTCAGTAGGAACTAAAGaagtaggtaggaaccaaagtgccggTGTGGGTGTCGGATTCACTCAGccgccagatcgactcggggtcctagatgcgcaataatgacgcacttcctgtaaacgctgtcttttaaatgcgcatgcgTGTTTCATTCATTGCCATGTTATTCCCAAATATTAACAATCTCCTTTTGATtattctaatctatgaataataatctgcCTATACGTgggttatatataaaagaagaatcggttaactccattcactgaacggggcgatccactttatttccagcgctcccaacacagagtcaaaacagaGATCCACACGGagacacttccgttctcctccttcagaataagagtccctaacaggaactgggttacatatgcattcatcagtgcttttagacgtgtttccaatggctttgtttgtgcgaaAGGAAGGGCTGCATTCAaggaaatcaaaaccaaaacggattgagccttcttgttatgtccatgattgagccccttttataaacaacccttccgggtttggtccgttggcttgtgtcgatatgtcaagtgtcgatacgtcatctgtaagcgcaggaccccgagtcgatctggcagccgagtcaatgtGGTCCCCACACCGGTGtccggtgttccctgggatccacgcaagcaaagagcgtctacattccgattggctgtcagtgttttgccgctgaaacgggtcatagtaatttgcataaagttcagCCGTCTTCAGCTTTTTTTggtcgctctggtcgctcacctTTTGCCTCTGGTAGCGCTTGAGGCTtgtgtcgctttggtcgctcttgcccatagaaagtgaatgactccGGTGATTTGGCAGCTCAATTCGCTTTTGGTCTGAACGCACAGACGTCGCTTTATACTCTGGTAATTTATGATGGCCCTGGTATACCCCAAAAATATACTGATACTGAATAAATGTTCAGAAGTGAGAGGTTGGGATGGGTGGGGGCACCTATTTTGCGCATGGTGTCGGCGGGTCCTTGTTCAAAGATGGAGTGAGACTGGATGGtctggggtctctctctcctcctccctcggcTCTCTCTTTGCTTCTCATCTcgtttccttctctccttcttcgGCACCTCCTTACTTTCGTCTTGTAGCCTGCTGACAAGCAACACATGAAGCAAATGAAACACCAGGTCAATATGAGTCCAAATGggttatttatatttaaacgTAATTTATTGCCAGCCACTTACTCGTCTTTACTTTTCCTAACAGCTTTTACGTTTGGCTCGAAGATTTTCTGTAGGGGTACAACAGGTTGTACTGTTTACTTTTCGTTTTGAGTTTAGTGCTGTTTAAAAGACGCAACTATCTTCTGCTCTGTAGGCCTACCTTTGGCTTTTTTAGTCCGCCCAAAGTGAGGTCTCTGGATTTCAGAGATGTCAGTCTTCCTGGTGGTACGGGGGAGGAGAGCCCCGTGAGGCGTCCTGGATGCCCCCTCCCCAGGGCGAACCCCAGTCCGGTCCGGCTGCCACATCCAGACGTCCCCGGGGCACTTTCCACGTCCCCGATGTCACTCATGTTGTAAATTAAACCAGCTTCGGTTTGAGGTCAGACTCTGAAAGCTATCTTGCACAATATGGTGCTCCTACGCCTAGAATCAAAACATAACAACAAAGTCAGGTCTCttaacacacgcgcacgcacgcacacacgcacaccggacacacacacacacacacacatacacacacacacacacacacacacacacacacacacacacacacacacacacacacacagactatccctctctcactatctctcactcacccattcagtcactcactatctctctttctgAACATCAATTTTAAATGCATGTCCAACTAAAACTAGAAATATAACGACAGCATAGCTTGTCCTCCATTTTGTTGactagacatacagacagaacaATAACAGTAGAACCTGAACCCATGCATGTGTTATAAGCACACTGCAGAATCCAACACACTCTCCGTTCCCATGCATATGAAGAAATATAAACGAGAATATAACCATGTGTGATGGTTATTTAGCGCGCTAACCTGCAGCTTGGAGATTTCGTCGcgatcttttgtgtgtgtgtgtgtgtgtgtgagatcgtCTTTGCGCTTTCGTTAAACACTTCGTAGTTCATACTAGATCCGACCTATACGTGTGGTTCATAATGCGAATAGCGAAGTAATAAAAGAATAATTTTCAATAAAAGCTTTCGATCGGTTTGTCTTAACAATCGAGATGGTGTGGGTATTGTTTTCTTCCGTCTTgtggtgggagggggcggggggttatAGTCCGGACGACATTCTCTTACTGAGCCGCCAAGTGGCGCTGTTTCATCAGCATATGTGTTATGAGATGCCCAAGTTGTTATTATCAAATGATCAACGTTTAATCACAGGTATGGATTGCGTCCGGACCGGGACCCACAATCGGGCATGTACATATTTTTGTGTGAGATATTGTGTGAGAATTTCAAGGCATTTTAATGAAATCACAGTCTTCATTAGGGCAAATCAGTCAAATCTTCTCTGAGCAACTCCAAACCTAATAACACACTTCATTGAGATCAAAAAGCAAACCCTTATAATTTTTAAACCACTGTTATGTTAATACTGTTCTGAAGAAACCTTCCTAAGTTAACAAGACACAATTACCTTACAAATGCTAATTTGACGCCCTGTTTACACGACGACGCTTGCGGGTGAAAATTACCAAATATTTGATCAGATGTGCCTCACCATAAAATGTTCCAGGTGATATTCATGAGCCCCACTGGAACGCCtccacaaagacacacttgCGTCTATGCGAACCCTGCAGGCCTGTAAAGTAaaccgcttttccaccgcacatgtagctttTGTTTGCCTTTGCTACAAGTAGAAGACAGGAAGTGGCCGTTGCTCTGCATCTGCACCTTTCGTCTGCAACTCACCGCATTGTTCAATCCAGATGGTACGTTCTgagcctctctcctcttcccttacCACAAGCCTCTCCTTTTAATAACCGTCCTAACCCCGGTGTCAGCACGGGTGACACATACACGTTTCAATGTTTTTCAATTGGACAATGGGAATTCCCATGGATGAAATCAACAGGATGAGCCGACTTTCTTGTGTCTTGTTTGATGTGAGGGTGGTCGGGCATCGGTCAGAGAGTCAATCGCCAAGCGAACGTTGGGTCTGATGGATGAGGTGCTTTGGCAAAACCCGCTGCATGCCTTCTGTGGTCCTGTAACTGGTGATACCCcgtggcggactcagactgtttgaaaGGCAGGgtcgaaaaaataaaaagggcacattctgcaCAACATGGGGCCCAAACAGCTTGCAAAAAGCTATGATGCATCATGTATGGCAATTTCTCTCATACTCACCACTCAGGGCACTTTTTGTCAACCATGGAGGCACTGTAAGGGCATTAAGAGGGCACTCATTGAGGCACGTTATcgaattttcttgttctagaaggctcatcatcataatttattgtatgaaggggcACCACAGGGCACCCAataatttttttcacatgtaaagggcagccaataaggcactttctctcgtatTCGCCACTCTTGAgggcactttttcaaccatggaggcACGGGGGGGTTGTGGGCATACTAAAGTCAGTGCGGCTCCGTTTATGAGCAGCCTATAAACAACTAATGAGGATAAATAGTCAATATTTAAGTTAGAAAAAAAGTGCATTACAGTAATGCGTTGAACTGGATTTCTGAAACCCGCCGCCCCCTTGACAGGAAACTGTCTACACTGAAGCGGTTTCAGGGGCCCACTTTGTTTCCAACACTGATCAATTGCAGAAGATGTTATTGTCAATATATGTTGTGGTGAGTACATacatattcattttttttaggtTTCATTATGTTTGCCCTAAATGTGTAACTATGTCAATAAAATGagagaataaaacaatgaatacATGCTTTTATGTTTTCATCTTAGCTGGCGTTTCTACATTTAGCAACCTCAAGTCCTAAAATAGTCGGGAATTGCAAAGAAAATGGTACTTTAAACTGTCGTGGAATCGATAGCGTTGAATCCTTCAACGCTATCACATGGACCAAGGTTAGTTAGTTTGCAGTTAAATACTGTACtgtattttaatttaaatgaaAATCAGATAAAATCCTATCAGACATTCAACATTTGATCTGCGTTCATCTATTACACATCCATATTATAGCAATGTTGAGACAAAGAGCTCTGGCTCAAATGggatcaaaataaaagcagcCCCCTACAAAGAAATGATCATTTTCTTTCTATTGGGGACAGCAACCGTCTTTCCGTATAATCAGAAGAAGCCGTGGTCAGATTTGGCCATATGATTTCAATCGGACTGCTTACCTGACCGATGAAAACAGCCTTCTTCTCCCTGACCTTACGCCTGAAGACTCAGGAACCTACGAGTGTCTGATCGGGGCAAACCCCGGGGGTAAGAACTCCAAGTCCACGGTGATCCTGGAGGTTCCAGGTAGGCAGTACGTTTTACACAGCCCGTGCTCAGGTAAACATTGGCCCTAGTTTAGTCATTAGTTGATTAGGGCCAAAAGGCAACTTGAAgaatttttcgttttttttatgatttctaATGATGCAATTAAAACGTTGTTTTTGttacagataaataatataatattattatagaaAGGAGCCCTTGCCTACAACCATACTAGCTCTAACATCAGGGGATGAAAAATTGTGTACCTTTACTCGAATGCTGTAATTAATTACAATTGTGAGATACCAACAAatatatttactttttttaGACTTGATATTATAATTTGATATAAAGAATGTATTTATACTTTAATCCCAAAACAAGAAGGCCTATTTAACTTTGTATAAACCGTCATGCAACAAGGACTAAATGTGTTTTCACATCAAAAAAGTATATGCTGATTAATTTAGGCCATTCACTTTTAATAAGCATTTACATAGGCCTAGAATTAAAAAGTAGGATGCATTCTTtagtttaaaggttgggtatggaattcgcttttttggccatttttgcagaattacttgaaatccttatcataacccacttacagccactgagttagaagtactgacatgaaaattaaacaagtcaatcatctgtggaacgggcagggctcgaaaaactccagccaatgatttccagagccaccgagttgcattggacagtaagtacgtcaatcaaacggtcgtactgcactccccctcccccgcgccccgcgcacgaccccttcgtgcagtactcgtgacccagagctcgtgacccagagcaagctcctgtttgttgttatcctgcggtagctactggaactagttaatccacatttggacctagcagtagaagacaatttccatggcaggcaagacgccaccatccccatgttgtttttttaatgttgccatgttgtttaacgaaaacctacgctagcctggctcgctctcgcgcatctgtgttcgcgctcgtgcatgattgcgcgtccaggtaggaccatttgagttgtgtattttcaaaatctgctggcgtttcgcaaatcccatacccaacctttaagattgACTTTTATACCAATATACTTTTTCTCTGAATTTAATTACTTTCACTTTAGGCTTTCTAAACTTATCAACCATTTCCAACTGctgctttattttttgtattgctGTTATTTCCGATGAGTTGAAACCTATAGTTACAGTTAAAATTGTTTGGGGGGGGAGTAAAACAATTATCATTTTGTCTCAATACGAAAAATAAACTATCAGTTTATATTTATCTGGTCATTTGAATATTCGAAAGGACAAGATTTTCTTATTTCTCTTTTCTTTCGCCAATCATTTGTAGTATGGGCTCCCACCCTTGGAACTTACACTCCTTCATTGAAGTGTATATTCCAACTAAATACAACTTCTGGTTTGTTTtctattgtctttttttttaatctcataatcaacattttaaaacatATTGCAATCTAAATTGATTCATTTAAATGTagtaagaaataaaataaaaatatgttctCTAGAAAACAAGAATTGTATCTGAATTGCAATTACTGTGCTTTGCTGCTGAGCCTCCATCGTGCCGATGAGTGTCTCTTGACTTTCTGCAGTTTGTGTGACTGAGCCCCCCGTTCCTGAGCCACCTGATCTGCCCATCCCACAGACAGTTGGCTGTTTCCTGGCCATATGCCTTCTCAAACTTCTTCTGCCCATCATTGTGGTatgtcattattttatttttcgtaATTATTCAGTTGCAGAGAATCTTGAGGCCTTTGTTCGATGTTGTCTTAATTGCCCATGAGTGAGTAGCCTGGCCTGTAGTCctacattgattgattgattgattgattgattgtctttatttctaacatgtaaacaataaaaaaaaacatgattatCAATCAATTAATGATTATCAATTGATTATTaatatatgaaataaaaaataaaagagacaacaaaaaaaaaacacaaagaaaaaattcTACATGCTCGAAAGGGGGTAggaggaagtaaaaaaaatgtatctagTCCTACCCCTACATTGAAGGTACCTCATTACCTTTATGATGAtatctacagtagcctattagTTTTACATGTATATGTCATTGTTAAGGCACCATGAGTCTAGAACCGCAGAAAGCAAGATGTCAAACAATATAGCTTTAGCTTTTGGCGTTCCCTGTCACATTGCAGTGCTTTAATAATTTCTAAACAACAAGGTCCGAGCAGATCTtgatacatgtttttttttattttcccacAGGCCCAAGTATTTCACGGCTTGCGGAGAGAAGTGAAGAGTGAGAACCCCCTGCCTTTgagttaatttaatttaagttgTGATATTAATTGTATTCCTTTGTATACCATAACAGCTGACTTTGTGTGCATCCCACCCCTTTATGCTATATTATCCAATAGTATTTTTAAAGAATAATTTTCTTTACTTGCTATTGAAGGATTGAATCCTCTTTCTGTCATCCTAAAGATACCTTGTAATTAGACAGCCCATAGGTTCAAGGTCACCAAATTATGATTTATCATAGGGCTGCTGAGAAATTGCCTTACTTCCTGTTTTGTCCAGCATGGCCTGAAGATCATATGTGCCAAGTTTTGAGATGATTGGAAAACATTTGTGATAGAAGATGCATTTTGAAGGTCTatacataaaccaagatggcggaaaatccatcATGGTGCCAAGCGACGACATAGTATgcaagcatatatgtagcaaaattcaaatggcaatgcaatttgcaattcaataagtcattacatcatgcaattgacaattcctaatgcaatttaataatgtaatttgtcaatacgttattcaaagtgtattttattttgcaaaGTGACAAGGAAATCCTCAATTAAAtgtgcaaaagttataacaataaaaaaagaataacattttgtcaaattttttgagttcctttattttgagttcctttattatatatttattgaaaagcaatagcgtccccgtgattgcaatgcactttgccacg contains these protein-coding regions:
- the LOC115530754 gene encoding uncharacterized protein LOC115530754 isoform X2 encodes the protein METVYTEAVSGAHFVSNTDQLQKMLLSIYVVLAFLHLATSSPKIVGNCKENGTLNCRGIDSVESFNAITWTKQPSFRIIRRSRGQIWPYDFNRTAYLTDENSLLLPDLTPEDSGTYECLIGANPGGKNSKSTVILEVPVCVTEPPVPEPPDLPIPQTVGCFLAICLLKLLLPIIVAQVFHGLRREVKSENPLPLS
- the LOC115530754 gene encoding uncharacterized protein LOC115530754 isoform X1, encoding METVYTEAVSGAHFVSNTDQLQKMLLSIYVVLAFLHLATSSPKIVGNCKENGTLNCRGIDSVESFNAITWTKQPSFRIIRRSRGQIWPYDFNRTAYLTDENSLLLPDLTPEDSGTYECLIGANPGGKNSKSTVILEVPGRQYVLHSPCSVCVTEPPVPEPPDLPIPQTVGCFLAICLLKLLLPIIVAQVFHGLRREVKSENPLPLS
- the LOC115530754 gene encoding uncharacterized protein LOC115530754 isoform X5, with translation METVYTEAVSGAHFVSNTDQLQKMLLSIYVVQPSFRIIRRSRGQIWPYDFNRTAYLTDENSLLLPDLTPEDSGTYECLIGANPGGKNSKSTVILEVPVCVTEPPVPEPPDLPIPQTVGCFLAICLLKLLLPIIVAQVFHGLRREVKSENPLPLS
- the LOC115530754 gene encoding uncharacterized protein LOC115530754 isoform X4, which produces METVYTEAVSGAHFVSNTDQLQKMLLSIYVVQPSFRIIRRSRGQIWPYDFNRTAYLTDENSLLLPDLTPEDSGTYECLIGANPGGKNSKSTVILEVPGRQYVLHSPCSVCVTEPPVPEPPDLPIPQTVGCFLAICLLKLLLPIIVAQVFHGLRREVKSENPLPLS
- the LOC115530754 gene encoding uncharacterized protein LOC115530754 isoform X3; amino-acid sequence: METVYTEAVSGAHFVSNTDQLQKMLLSIYVVLAFLHLATSSPKIVGNCKENGTLNCRGIDSVESFNAITWTKQPSFRIIRRSRGQIWPYDFNRTAYLTDENSLLLPDLTPEDSGTYECLIGANPGVCVTEPPVPEPPDLPIPQTVGCFLAICLLKLLLPIIVAQVFHGLRREVKSENPLPLS
- the LOC115530754 gene encoding uncharacterized protein LOC115530754 isoform X6, which encodes MQPSFRIIRRSRGQIWPYDFNRTAYLTDENSLLLPDLTPEDSGTYECLIGANPGGKNSKSTVILEVPVCVTEPPVPEPPDLPIPQTVGCFLAICLLKLLLPIIVAQVFHGLRREVKSENPLPLS